CCGCCAAAACCGTGCTCGCCACCATGACCGAAAACATCTCGGTCGCGGAAAAGAACGATAACCTGCTCTGCCAGGACACCGGCATTCCCATCTACAACGTGGTCATTGGCCGGAACGTGGAGCTGGACGGCGCGGCCCTCAAGGCGGCGATCCGCAGCGGCGTCGCGCGCGCGACCCGCGAACATCCCTTGCGTTCTTCCGTCGTCCATCCCCTGACGCGGATCAACGAGCACACCAGTTGCGGGCCGGGCGTACCGGTCATCAACATCGATTTTTCGGAACGCGACGACGAATTGCGCCTGGAGATGATCCCCAAGGGCTCCGGTTCCGAGAACGGCTCTTTCCTGCGCATGTGCGTGCCGGCGGAAGGGATCGACGGCATCAAGACCTTTGTCATCGACAAGGTGATGGAGGCCGGCGGAAAAGTATGCCCGCCGACCATCGTCGGCGTCGGCG
This window of the Rhodospirillales bacterium genome carries:
- a CDS encoding fumarate hydratase codes for the protein MTFHPDLAAIEDTARLLYIRALKLLPDDIKDGFRRLDANERDPTAKTVLATMTENISVAEKNDNLLCQDTGIPIYNVVIGRNVELDGAALKAAIRSGVARATREHPLRSSVVHPLTRINEHTSCGPGVPVINIDFSERDDELRLEMIPKGSGSENGSFLRMCVPAEGIDGIKTFVIDKVMEAGGKVCPPTIVGVGVGGTSDLCMHLAKVAATRALGTRCPDPEGAKLETLLSAAVNSLGIGPQGLGGDSTAFAVHVELAATHITMNPVAVNIQCHSARRAVATFTPKGVAFGT